A genomic region of Lycorma delicatula isolate Av1 chromosome 4, ASM4794821v1, whole genome shotgun sequence contains the following coding sequences:
- the LOC142323907 gene encoding cytochrome b5-related protein-like isoform X1 has product MTPIKLSWPDWKYPEWIDEGYRTTRGWLEKKKRDDGAEGLWRIHNGLYDLTTWVDKHPGGKLWIKMTQGLDVTEIFEASHLSPSAEKILPTFFVREARISRNSPYTFHPGGFFRTLKRRVYEKTKNIKRGPSKRAIVLIDLFVVITLLLSIISAKYFNFYIGALTGIFLTGTTILAHNLFHQRDNWRMYYFQLSLMSVTDWRISHALSHHIYTNTRLDLEILLMEPLLQWFPKEQKNWIVKYGSWIYSPLFYCSLYFLQAFSRIICHGLEPEDLICIALPTTMYLFSGSNLLICIISWLWIITFSSFIFGVIGFNVAHHHPDIFHEGDKPRNDKDWGLNQIDAVNDRIEVAATFPWAHLSFGDHTLHHMFPTLDHDILSELYPVFEKTCLEFGVEFRFNTTWNLFKGQFHQLTRTLPNTVPRENITAPLKS; this is encoded by the exons ATGACTCCAATTAAATTAAGCTGGCCAGACTGGAAATATCCAGAATGGATAGACGAAGGTTACAGAACAACTAGAGGATggcttgaaaaaaagaaaagggatgaTGGTGCTGAAGGATTATGGAGAATTCATAACGGTTTATATGATTTAACAACATGGGTTGATAAACATCCTGGTGGAAAGTTATGGATCAAAATGACAcag ggttTGGATGTGACTGAAATATTTGAAGCATCTCATTTAAGTCCTAgtgctgaaaaaatattacctacTTTTTTTGTTAGAGAAGCAAGGATTTCAAGAAATTCACCATACACCTTTCATCCTGGTGGTTTCTTTCGAACTCTTAAAAGAAGagtttatgaaaaaactaaaaatatcaaaagagGACCAAGTAAAAG AGCAATAGTGCTGATCGATTTATTCGTAGTAATTACATTATTGCTTTCAATCATTTCTgcaaagtattttaatttctacattggAGCACTTACTGGAATCTTCTTAACTGGTACTACTATATTGGcacataatttatttcatcaacGCGATAACTGGCGAATGTATTATTTCCAGCTATCCTTGATGTCTGTAAC tgaTTGGAGAATAAGCCATGCTCTAAGTCATCATATTTACACAAACACTCGACTTGATCTTGAGATTTTACTTATGGAACCATTACTTCAGTGGTTTCCTAAGGAACAGAAAAACTGGATTGTTAAATATGGATCATGGATTTACTCTCCATTATTTTATTGTtccctttattttttacaagcaTTTTCCAG AATAATCTGTCATGGACTTGAACCTGAAGATTTAATTTGCATTGCGTTACCAACTACTATGTACTTATTCAGTGGTTCTAATTTATTAATCTGTATCATCTCATGGTTGTGGATTATAACTTTTAGTAGCTTTATATTTGGAGTAATTGGATTTAATGTAGCACATCATCATCCAGATATATTTCATGAAGGAGATAAACCTAG aaacgATAAAGACTGGGGACTAAATCAAATTGATGCTGTTAATGATAGAATTGAAGTTGCAGCTACATTTCCCTGGGCTCATTTATCATTTGGTGATCACACTCTGCATCATATGTTTCCAACTTTAGATCATGATATATTATCAGAACTGTATccagtttttgaaaaaacttgTTTGGAATTTGGTGTTGAATTTCGTTTTAATACAACATGGAATTTATTTAAAGGACAATTTCATCAGTTAACTAGGACATTACCAAATACTGTTCCACGTGAAAATATTACAGCTCCTCTAAAAAGTTAA
- the LOC142323907 gene encoding cytochrome b5-related protein-like isoform X2 translates to MTPIKLSWPDWKYPEWIDEGYRTTRGWLEKKKRDDGAEGLWRIHNGLYDLTTWVDKHPGGKLWIKMTQGLDVTEIFEASHLSPSAEKILPTFFVREARISRNSPYTFHPGGFFRTLKRRVYEKTKNIKRGPSKRAIVLIDLFVVITLLLSIISAKYFNFYIGALTGIFLTGTTILAHNLFHQRDNWRMYYFQLSLMSVTDWRISHALSHHIYTNTRLDLEILLMEPLLQWFPKEQKNWIVKYGSWIYSPLFYCSLYFLQAFSRNDKDWGLNQIDAVNDRIEVAATFPWAHLSFGDHTLHHMFPTLDHDILSELYPVFEKTCLEFGVEFRFNTTWNLFKGQFHQLTRTLPNTVPRENITAPLKS, encoded by the exons ATGACTCCAATTAAATTAAGCTGGCCAGACTGGAAATATCCAGAATGGATAGACGAAGGTTACAGAACAACTAGAGGATggcttgaaaaaaagaaaagggatgaTGGTGCTGAAGGATTATGGAGAATTCATAACGGTTTATATGATTTAACAACATGGGTTGATAAACATCCTGGTGGAAAGTTATGGATCAAAATGACAcag ggttTGGATGTGACTGAAATATTTGAAGCATCTCATTTAAGTCCTAgtgctgaaaaaatattacctacTTTTTTTGTTAGAGAAGCAAGGATTTCAAGAAATTCACCATACACCTTTCATCCTGGTGGTTTCTTTCGAACTCTTAAAAGAAGagtttatgaaaaaactaaaaatatcaaaagagGACCAAGTAAAAG AGCAATAGTGCTGATCGATTTATTCGTAGTAATTACATTATTGCTTTCAATCATTTCTgcaaagtattttaatttctacattggAGCACTTACTGGAATCTTCTTAACTGGTACTACTATATTGGcacataatttatttcatcaacGCGATAACTGGCGAATGTATTATTTCCAGCTATCCTTGATGTCTGTAAC tgaTTGGAGAATAAGCCATGCTCTAAGTCATCATATTTACACAAACACTCGACTTGATCTTGAGATTTTACTTATGGAACCATTACTTCAGTGGTTTCCTAAGGAACAGAAAAACTGGATTGTTAAATATGGATCATGGATTTACTCTCCATTATTTTATTGTtccctttattttttacaagcaTTTTCCAG aaacgATAAAGACTGGGGACTAAATCAAATTGATGCTGTTAATGATAGAATTGAAGTTGCAGCTACATTTCCCTGGGCTCATTTATCATTTGGTGATCACACTCTGCATCATATGTTTCCAACTTTAGATCATGATATATTATCAGAACTGTATccagtttttgaaaaaacttgTTTGGAATTTGGTGTTGAATTTCGTTTTAATACAACATGGAATTTATTTAAAGGACAATTTCATCAGTTAACTAGGACATTACCAAATACTGTTCCACGTGAAAATATTACAGCTCCTCTAAAAAGTTAA